A genomic window from Rhodopirellula bahusiensis includes:
- the hpnE gene encoding hydroxysqualene dehydroxylase HpnE, with protein MTIRVVVIGGGIAGLSAAEALSRTGVFRRAELEVVLVDSRHNTGGRAGSFVEPTTGQSVDYCQHVAMGCCTTLLDLLERMNLLDHFQRFEDLTFYHPRHGFSRFSPSSWLPPPLHLASALSSLKHLTSKNQREIRSGLWRLMRTREAELVDVTALDWLKACGQSEDTLEKFWDVILVSALGDAPDHVSMAAARKVLIDGFAGARHASDVWVPRRPLSEIFGERFREPLARCGVGFELGHAVRGLSWDAASGQWDIERSGADCLKADHVIVATPWHVSRRWFPELWDDCSGQQRREDVERADAFASSPITGLHLWLDRSLTPMPHVVMVGTLAQWFFQNPIKSSEPTPTSDGVYHQVVISGRHAGSDWPKERLIAEVVRELSEAFPEAGVPQVLKSRIVMDPHAVFSVSPETQVRRPKSTTALSGLHLAGDAIATGWPATMEGAAISGQMAAKSVLDSVLVGGGEQVAFSEELKRGWLARRLIR; from the coding sequence ATGACGATTCGTGTCGTTGTTATAGGAGGAGGCATCGCCGGGCTGTCCGCTGCGGAGGCACTTTCGCGAACAGGCGTATTTCGTCGTGCAGAACTGGAAGTCGTGCTGGTCGACTCTCGGCACAACACTGGTGGGCGAGCAGGATCGTTTGTGGAGCCAACCACTGGCCAGTCGGTGGACTATTGCCAGCATGTCGCGATGGGTTGCTGCACGACGTTGTTGGACCTGCTCGAGCGGATGAACTTGCTGGATCATTTTCAACGTTTCGAAGATCTGACGTTCTATCACCCGCGGCATGGATTCAGTCGTTTCAGCCCGAGTTCATGGTTGCCGCCACCGTTGCATCTCGCTTCGGCGTTGTCTTCATTGAAGCATCTGACGTCGAAGAATCAGCGAGAGATTCGGTCGGGATTGTGGCGCCTGATGCGGACGCGGGAGGCCGAATTGGTCGATGTGACTGCGTTGGATTGGCTGAAGGCCTGTGGTCAGTCCGAAGACACGCTGGAGAAGTTTTGGGATGTGATTTTGGTGAGCGCTTTGGGCGATGCTCCAGATCACGTCTCGATGGCCGCAGCTAGAAAGGTGTTGATTGATGGGTTTGCCGGGGCGAGACATGCAAGTGACGTCTGGGTGCCGCGACGTCCACTGTCAGAGATCTTTGGAGAACGCTTTCGAGAACCATTGGCTCGGTGCGGCGTTGGGTTTGAGTTGGGGCATGCGGTACGCGGATTGAGTTGGGATGCAGCCTCTGGGCAGTGGGACATCGAACGCTCCGGTGCTGATTGCTTGAAGGCTGATCATGTGATTGTGGCGACGCCGTGGCACGTCAGTCGCCGCTGGTTTCCGGAATTGTGGGACGATTGCTCTGGGCAGCAGCGACGGGAAGACGTGGAGCGGGCGGACGCATTTGCATCGTCGCCAATCACTGGCTTGCATCTGTGGCTCGATCGTTCGCTTACGCCCATGCCGCATGTGGTGATGGTGGGAACACTGGCTCAATGGTTCTTTCAAAATCCGATCAAATCGTCTGAGCCAACACCGACTTCGGACGGCGTTTATCACCAGGTCGTGATCAGCGGGAGGCATGCCGGAAGTGACTGGCCCAAGGAGAGACTGATCGCGGAAGTGGTGCGAGAACTGTCGGAGGCGTTTCCCGAAGCCGGAGTTCCTCAAGTTTTGAAAAGCCGCATTGTGATGGATCCGCACGCTGTTTTCAGTGTCAGTCCGGAGACCCAAGTCCGGCGTCCGAAATCGACGACAGCACTTTCTGGGCTACATTTAGCGGGAGACGCGATCGCGACGGGATGGCCGGCAACGATGGAAGGTGCCGCGATCAGCGGGCAGATGGCGGCGAAGTCGGTGCTGGATTCAGTTTTGGTGGGGGGCGGCGAGCAAGTCGCTTTTTCCGAAGAACTCAAGCGAGGTTGGCTGGCTCGTCGATTGATCCGGTAG
- a CDS encoding FAD-dependent oxidoreductase, which translates to MDQLIPASLAERRRWVVAPDQTDHPPGEMVLYWMHNAVRGHENPALDAAIWMAHQTGLPLLVYHGLSEKYPYASDRHHAFIMQGARDVQRELQARGITYAFHLERHGHRGPHLRDLCRRAAVLVSEEMPVAPIACWVERLRSLVTTPIMLVDTSCIVPSQSVEAAPTRAYEFRRAIQGELEDRLERPYQELPANVKPAKFTGPLGFDPIDLQDIGLSDLIGQCKIDHSVGPVADTPGGTRAGYARWNHFCEASLNQYSKRRNRSDEPLAVSRMSGYLHYGMVSPFRIAREAAAKGATKFVDELVVWREMVFRFCLEHVEDLDTMAALPDWARETLQDHAEDPRDEVLDWESLARGKSSLPLWNLAQKSLLQHGELHNNLRMTWGKAFLAMTSQPSQALAQCIDLNHRYAIDGRSPVSYSGILWCLGQFDRPFMPEQAIYGTVRARDVDEHERRIDVPRLTGWIDRPIAESLPRVAIIGAGLGGLAAARTLADHGLDVCVFEKSRGVGGRMATRRSDTGGGFDHGAQYFTVRDDRFARHVRSWIHQGLVAPWMQPIVELKRGGQVMEEKCGTPRYVGVPGMNAIGKHFSADLNVQLRSTVVSIERAGDRWKLRLEKADGPSSSDSSCEMADDEFDCVIVNCPPEQAANLLDGHTDIVEAAKQVEMLPCWSAMIRGEGLSDLGYAGAFINEGPLSWTARNDAKPGRETADAAHSSWVLHASTDWSKKHLEQSAEWVAEQLLVAFQEATGQQFDKVIINQAHRWRYANPVSPLEQDCLWDPTTGLGACGDWCGGPRVEGAFLSGMAMAGAVMRHTTIDRAAPKLDGLADSVTRTQKVDAV; encoded by the coding sequence TTGGATCAACTGATCCCCGCATCTTTGGCCGAGCGTCGGCGTTGGGTGGTTGCACCTGATCAGACTGATCACCCGCCAGGTGAGATGGTGTTGTACTGGATGCACAACGCCGTGCGGGGGCACGAAAATCCAGCTTTGGATGCGGCGATTTGGATGGCACATCAAACCGGATTGCCGCTTCTTGTGTACCACGGTCTTTCCGAAAAGTACCCGTATGCGTCGGACCGGCATCACGCTTTCATCATGCAGGGGGCACGCGATGTTCAGCGAGAATTGCAAGCAAGGGGGATCACCTACGCTTTCCATTTAGAACGTCATGGGCACCGCGGGCCGCACCTTCGAGATTTGTGTCGGCGTGCTGCGGTGCTCGTCAGCGAGGAAATGCCCGTTGCGCCAATTGCATGTTGGGTCGAGCGATTGCGAAGTTTGGTGACGACGCCGATCATGTTGGTCGACACGAGTTGCATTGTTCCATCTCAGTCGGTGGAAGCGGCTCCGACGCGAGCGTACGAGTTCCGACGTGCAATTCAGGGTGAACTCGAGGATCGACTGGAACGCCCATACCAAGAGTTGCCTGCCAACGTGAAACCGGCCAAGTTCACGGGGCCTTTGGGATTCGACCCGATTGATCTGCAGGACATTGGTTTGTCTGATCTGATTGGCCAATGCAAAATCGATCATTCAGTTGGTCCTGTCGCTGATACTCCCGGAGGAACGAGAGCAGGATACGCTCGTTGGAATCACTTTTGTGAGGCTTCGCTGAACCAGTATTCGAAACGTCGCAATCGTTCCGACGAACCGTTGGCGGTCAGTCGCATGAGCGGTTATTTGCATTACGGAATGGTCAGCCCATTCCGCATCGCTCGGGAAGCCGCCGCGAAGGGTGCGACGAAATTCGTGGATGAACTGGTGGTTTGGCGAGAGATGGTGTTTCGATTTTGCTTGGAGCATGTCGAAGACCTCGACACGATGGCCGCGCTTCCGGATTGGGCACGCGAAACGTTGCAAGATCATGCCGAGGATCCTCGCGACGAGGTGTTGGACTGGGAGTCACTCGCACGCGGGAAGTCTTCGCTGCCACTTTGGAATTTGGCTCAGAAGAGTCTTCTGCAGCATGGTGAGTTGCACAACAATTTGCGGATGACTTGGGGCAAAGCATTTCTCGCGATGACTTCTCAGCCCTCTCAGGCTCTGGCCCAGTGCATCGACCTGAATCATCGGTATGCGATCGATGGCCGAAGTCCGGTCAGCTACAGCGGTATCCTGTGGTGCTTGGGGCAGTTTGATCGTCCTTTCATGCCAGAACAAGCGATCTATGGAACCGTTCGAGCACGAGATGTCGATGAACACGAACGCCGCATCGACGTGCCGCGATTGACTGGCTGGATTGATCGTCCGATTGCCGAATCTTTGCCTCGCGTCGCGATCATTGGTGCGGGACTTGGGGGATTGGCCGCGGCACGAACATTGGCCGACCACGGGTTGGATGTTTGCGTGTTTGAAAAATCTCGCGGTGTCGGCGGACGTATGGCGACTCGACGCAGCGACACGGGTGGAGGCTTTGATCATGGTGCCCAGTACTTCACTGTTCGTGACGATCGATTCGCTCGGCACGTGCGAAGTTGGATCCACCAAGGTTTGGTCGCACCCTGGATGCAGCCCATCGTCGAGTTGAAGCGGGGCGGGCAGGTCATGGAAGAGAAATGCGGCACACCTCGATACGTTGGTGTTCCTGGGATGAACGCGATTGGCAAGCATTTTTCTGCCGATTTGAATGTTCAATTGCGATCGACTGTTGTTTCCATCGAACGAGCAGGCGATCGGTGGAAGCTGCGACTTGAGAAGGCAGACGGTCCATCTTCCAGTGATTCTTCTTGCGAAATGGCGGATGACGAATTCGATTGCGTGATTGTGAATTGTCCACCAGAGCAAGCGGCAAATCTGTTGGATGGACACACGGACATCGTCGAAGCTGCGAAGCAGGTTGAGATGTTGCCGTGCTGGTCCGCGATGATTCGTGGAGAAGGTCTTTCTGACCTTGGCTACGCGGGAGCCTTCATCAATGAAGGGCCGCTGTCGTGGACCGCTCGCAACGATGCGAAACCGGGGCGAGAGACCGCCGACGCAGCTCATAGTTCATGGGTGTTGCACGCTTCCACGGATTGGTCGAAGAAGCACCTGGAGCAATCGGCCGAATGGGTCGCCGAACAGTTGCTCGTCGCATTCCAGGAAGCGACCGGTCAGCAATTTGACAAAGTGATCATCAACCAAGCTCATCGATGGCGATACGCCAATCCTGTGTCGCCATTGGAGCAGGATTGTTTGTGGGACCCGACCACGGGACTCGGAGCCTGCGGTGATTGGTGTGGCGGCCCGCGGGTCGAAGGTGCCTTCCTGAGCGGAATGGCGATGGCGGGTGCCGTGATGCGTCACACAACAATCGATCGCGCGGCGCCGAAGTTGGACGGCTTAGCTGATTCAGTTACGCGGACGCAAAAAGTCGACGCGGTTTAG
- the fliO gene encoding flagellar biosynthetic protein FliO, which yields MIRRITAPANCLVLAFVTIVCVGETAVADQSYLSNTLPSQSVSPEAPKVVGRGFPALSTRAENQEASAYQLPSESKGSGLELKPDGESSRSKNIAPLVTVGSSLAIVLALFCGLVWVSRRFGGGTAASKPLSASTLSPLGHVMLDPRTKLLLVKCGRRVLVLSQTSSGVTPISEVTDPDEVRELIASCSAEARAVFEQTMRQIEREPVASGFVERPAASETTPSKPRRLFASA from the coding sequence ATGATCCGTCGCATCACCGCACCGGCCAACTGCCTCGTACTGGCCTTCGTCACAATCGTTTGCGTTGGCGAAACCGCCGTCGCGGACCAAAGCTACCTCAGCAACACGCTGCCATCGCAAAGTGTTTCACCCGAAGCACCCAAAGTCGTCGGGCGTGGGTTCCCTGCTCTGTCGACTCGTGCGGAGAATCAAGAAGCGTCTGCATACCAACTTCCGTCGGAAAGCAAAGGCTCCGGTCTCGAACTCAAACCCGATGGCGAATCTTCGCGATCAAAAAACATCGCACCGCTTGTCACCGTTGGCTCGAGTCTCGCCATCGTGTTGGCTTTGTTCTGTGGGTTGGTCTGGGTCAGCCGTCGATTCGGAGGCGGTACCGCCGCATCCAAACCCTTGTCGGCCTCCACGCTCAGTCCACTCGGGCATGTCATGCTCGACCCGCGAACCAAACTCTTGCTCGTCAAATGTGGCCGTCGTGTCTTGGTGCTCAGCCAAACGTCCTCCGGTGTGACGCCCATTTCAGAAGTCACCGACCCCGATGAAGTTCGAGAACTGATCGCCAGTTGCTCCGCCGAAGCGCGTGCCGTCTTTGAGCAAACCATGCGTCAAATCGAACGAGAGCCGGTGGCATCTGGGTTCGTGGAGCGCCCCGCTGCTTCCGAGACCACACCGTCTAAACCGCGTCGACTTTTTGCGTCCGCGTAA
- the fliN gene encoding flagellar motor switch protein FliN, whose amino-acid sequence MSETENQTESSEQLNTDDIEALLNEASQSLAAATGDKESTERDVPRPFALGDLSPNSLGEAAHDVDLLGEVEMDLRIELGRTQMRLEEVLRLRAGSVVALDKLAGDPVDIYVNGRLIARGEVLVMNDNFCVRVTELVGASS is encoded by the coding sequence GTGAGCGAGACGGAGAATCAAACGGAATCCAGCGAACAACTCAATACGGATGATATTGAGGCGTTGCTCAATGAAGCATCGCAATCCCTCGCTGCCGCAACCGGCGACAAAGAATCCACCGAACGCGATGTGCCGCGACCATTCGCCCTTGGCGATCTCTCGCCAAACTCACTCGGTGAAGCCGCCCACGATGTCGATCTTCTCGGCGAAGTCGAGATGGATCTTCGCATCGAACTGGGACGCACCCAAATGCGACTCGAAGAAGTCCTGCGTCTACGTGCAGGCAGCGTCGTTGCTCTGGACAAGCTAGCCGGTGACCCCGTCGACATTTACGTCAACGGTCGACTGATCGCACGTGGCGAAGTCTTAGTCATGAACGACAACTTCTGCGTGCGGGTGACTGAATTGGTCGGAGCTTCTTCATGA
- a CDS encoding dihydrolipoamide acetyltransferase, with protein sequence MADENKTDDKPELEDAPAKPRSNTSLIVLFVGMVVVLETGMFFFLVPSAEQVSALAEAELIQSVQEGAEKAEQEQSDENQEIEFDLGAFGETFSPIETERSFRVELRLYGLIRKKNRDKMTKEFDSKKGRLRHAIRMKIRNSELNELTENQLGLLQRRILTTCNHLLDEDLLLGVGFHEFQLIEE encoded by the coding sequence ATGGCCGACGAAAACAAAACCGACGACAAACCTGAACTCGAGGATGCTCCGGCAAAACCTCGCAGTAACACCAGTCTGATCGTTCTGTTCGTGGGAATGGTGGTCGTCCTCGAAACAGGAATGTTCTTCTTCCTCGTCCCGAGTGCAGAACAGGTCAGCGCCCTCGCAGAAGCGGAACTGATTCAATCGGTTCAAGAGGGTGCCGAGAAGGCTGAACAGGAACAGTCCGACGAAAATCAAGAAATCGAATTTGATTTGGGTGCGTTCGGTGAGACCTTCAGCCCGATCGAAACCGAACGGTCTTTCCGAGTGGAATTGAGGCTCTACGGGCTGATTCGCAAGAAAAACCGCGATAAAATGACGAAGGAGTTCGACTCCAAGAAGGGCCGTCTTCGTCATGCGATCCGAATGAAGATCCGAAACAGCGAACTGAATGAGCTCACCGAAAACCAATTGGGCTTGCTACAGCGTCGAATTTTGACGACATGTAACCATCTTCTGGATGAAGATTTATTGCTGGGTGTCGGGTTTCACGAATTCCAGCTGATCGAGGAGTGA
- a CDS encoding OmpA/MotB family protein translates to MDDEPEEIGIPEWVVTFGDMMSLLLTFFIMLVSLSEIKEEETYQALVDSMQQQFGYKRTLEALAPGDAKPRSMEFSVLSTTGRAKKKDTARGGVPEKAPIGEEHHVRIVRPGHMTAVGSVVFFEVGSDLLTPASQRILEQTAQQLRGKPQRIEVRGHVSAEFAARTVGTDEAMLLAIRRAAAVKRYLVSKQGIASDRFRVSSAEATEPITRNATITKFGNDSRVEVFLLDETVEDPKGTSDSDSNDQSPQA, encoded by the coding sequence ATGGACGATGAACCAGAAGAAATCGGCATTCCCGAATGGGTTGTCACGTTCGGCGACATGATGAGTTTGCTTTTGACGTTCTTCATCATGTTGGTCTCGCTCAGTGAGATCAAAGAAGAGGAAACCTATCAAGCGCTCGTCGATTCAATGCAGCAACAGTTTGGCTACAAACGCACACTCGAAGCGTTGGCACCAGGCGATGCGAAACCGCGTTCGATGGAATTCTCCGTTCTCTCGACCACTGGCCGAGCCAAGAAAAAGGACACCGCTCGAGGTGGCGTTCCTGAAAAGGCTCCGATTGGAGAAGAGCATCACGTTCGTATTGTTCGGCCAGGTCACATGACCGCGGTTGGCAGCGTCGTGTTCTTTGAAGTCGGCAGCGATCTGCTGACTCCCGCCAGCCAACGCATTTTGGAACAAACCGCCCAACAACTTCGTGGCAAGCCACAACGCATTGAAGTCCGTGGTCACGTTTCGGCAGAGTTTGCCGCTCGTACCGTTGGAACCGATGAGGCCATGTTGTTGGCCATTCGTCGTGCCGCTGCCGTCAAACGCTACTTGGTTTCCAAGCAAGGGATCGCCTCGGACCGTTTCCGAGTCTCCTCAGCCGAAGCAACCGAACCAATCACCCGCAACGCAACGATCACCAAATTCGGCAACGACTCGCGTGTCGAAGTGTTCCTGCTCGATGAAACAGTGGAGGACCCCAAAGGGACCTCCGATTCCGACTCCAACGACCAAAGTCCTCAGGCTTAA